One window from the genome of Pedobacter schmidteae encodes:
- a CDS encoding SusC/RagA family TonB-linked outer membrane protein, whose translation MIFYLNVERGENHSIKRKLIMRINLSIFFILLTMLQVSAKDVFAQRITLDRTNSSLNQVIKEIRMQSGYDFFYNNALIVKAKPVSIHVKNVTLNEALEKCFENQTFTYKITDKMVIIMEKEKQEAAKAAAVQEPITGKVVDTLGMPLPGATVRVKGSTKVTITDANGVFTLKDVNEGAVLEISYLGFVNRQIKANGNMGKIVLQSAQSGLSEVVVTAMGISREKKALGYAVQEVKSEELTTRPTNALSAISGKVSGLQVISAGGNMGGSTRVLLRGINSIKGNNQPLYVIDGTPIDNTDLNTNSTIEGSAGKDVGSLIQDLNPDDIENISVLKGPSSAALYGSRAANGVILITTKKGSKKDKFDITLNSGIDFENIVRLPTRQHLYGQGYAPTFAKATIAGKEYNIVDYASDESWGPKLDGTPVLHWYNLDPEYPADYLNPQPWVYPKDDVNYFFRTGIANTNNIAVSGSNGLTTYRLSYTNKNVRGTVPNASMHRNSLNFSGSTQMGIVNVFSNLNYVKNNALGRPWTGASNRNIMLEAFQWGGVQVDYKRLSEYKRADGTPRAWNRTNYQNTPAGEATRFIDNPYWSAYESYLEENRDRLYGNVGFTVDANNWLKLTGKVHADVYTSEYQDRIAVYSRSQSQYQDYSQHFNEFNYEFLASAKKTWSDFSLSGNAGGNIRNMKRRVIDGTTQGGLIIPLYYNLKNAPTVLNNNANYHLQVYSLFGSFSAAWKGMLYLDGTLRNDWSSTLPVASNSFFYPSITGSFVFSEIPGIKKQEWLDFAKVRLGWAEVGNGTDPYQLAKVYDAQQPFNGGTSYRLPGTLNNPLLKPEITSSVETGLSIQMFKNRLGLDVTYYNNNSRNQILAVPVSAAFGYDNKVLNAGRINNNGIEVTLNGTPVKTGNFEWNSTINWSRNRNKVVKLEQGVSTLELSNLLVTTVAQEGKPYGQIMGYDFVYAPDGQRVVQADGTYLKTSQLVPLGSVLPDYLFGFQNSFSYKKLRLGFLIDGRMGGSFFSQTYKVGMYSGVLDRTAANGIRETGTIVDGVKANVVFHPDGTYTVTNPTKNDTRISALNWARNEYSGPTAFSVFDASYIKLRELTLGYTFDLKKSSAVRSVGVTLYGRNLWNIYTKSKYIDPEFTNSSGNVQGIEGGNIPVPITYGLNVSVKF comes from the coding sequence ATGATTTTTTACCTAAACGTTGAACGTGGCGAAAACCACAGTATTAAACGAAAACTCATCATGCGGATCAACTTATCTATATTTTTCATCTTACTGACCATGTTACAGGTATCAGCCAAAGATGTATTCGCACAAAGAATTACGCTGGACAGAACCAACAGCAGCCTTAACCAGGTGATTAAAGAAATCCGTATGCAAAGCGGTTACGACTTCTTTTACAACAATGCACTTATTGTAAAAGCAAAGCCGGTATCTATTCATGTCAAAAATGTAACCTTAAACGAAGCCCTGGAGAAATGCTTTGAAAACCAGACTTTCACCTATAAAATCACCGACAAAATGGTGATCATTATGGAAAAAGAAAAGCAGGAGGCAGCAAAAGCAGCAGCCGTGCAGGAACCCATTACCGGAAAGGTTGTGGATACATTAGGCATGCCTTTGCCTGGCGCTACGGTAAGGGTAAAAGGCAGCACCAAGGTAACCATAACCGATGCCAATGGCGTATTTACGTTAAAAGACGTAAATGAAGGTGCTGTACTGGAGATTTCTTACCTGGGCTTCGTCAATCGCCAGATAAAGGCAAATGGCAACATGGGAAAAATTGTGCTACAGTCGGCACAATCAGGATTAAGTGAAGTAGTGGTTACAGCCATGGGCATCTCGCGCGAGAAAAAAGCACTGGGTTATGCCGTGCAGGAAGTGAAATCGGAGGAACTGACCACACGACCGACCAATGCACTGAGTGCCATTTCGGGTAAAGTATCCGGTTTACAGGTGATTTCTGCCGGAGGTAATATGGGTGGATCAACACGGGTATTGTTGCGCGGTATCAATTCCATAAAGGGTAATAACCAGCCCCTATATGTAATTGATGGAACACCTATTGACAATACCGACTTGAATACCAATTCGACCATTGAAGGAAGTGCCGGTAAAGATGTGGGGAGTTTAATTCAGGATTTGAACCCGGATGACATTGAAAATATTTCGGTACTAAAGGGGCCTTCTTCTGCTGCCCTGTATGGCTCGAGGGCTGCTAATGGGGTTATCCTGATCACGACAAAAAAAGGAAGTAAAAAGGATAAGTTCGACATTACACTAAACAGTGGTATTGATTTTGAAAATATTGTGCGGTTGCCAACCAGACAGCATTTATATGGTCAGGGCTACGCACCAACATTTGCCAAAGCAACCATTGCGGGCAAGGAATATAACATTGTGGATTATGCATCTGATGAAAGCTGGGGGCCAAAACTGGATGGTACACCAGTGCTGCATTGGTATAACCTGGATCCGGAATATCCGGCCGACTACCTGAACCCACAACCATGGGTATATCCAAAGGATGATGTAAATTACTTTTTCCGCACCGGGATAGCCAATACCAACAATATTGCAGTTAGTGGATCCAACGGATTAACTACTTATCGTTTGTCGTACACCAATAAAAATGTAAGGGGAACAGTACCCAATGCCAGTATGCATCGTAATTCCCTGAATTTTTCGGGTTCTACACAAATGGGAATTGTAAATGTATTCAGCAACCTGAATTATGTTAAGAACAATGCTTTGGGCCGACCATGGACCGGTGCTTCCAACCGCAACATTATGCTGGAAGCCTTCCAATGGGGTGGCGTACAGGTTGACTACAAACGCTTAAGTGAATACAAAAGGGCTGATGGCACACCACGCGCATGGAACAGAACAAACTATCAGAATACCCCGGCAGGTGAAGCCACACGTTTTATTGACAACCCATACTGGTCGGCCTACGAGAGCTATCTGGAAGAGAACCGCGACCGGCTTTATGGAAATGTTGGTTTTACAGTGGATGCCAACAACTGGCTAAAACTAACGGGTAAAGTACATGCTGACGTGTACACTTCAGAATATCAGGACCGTATAGCGGTATATTCACGTTCTCAGTCGCAATACCAGGACTATAGTCAGCATTTTAATGAGTTCAACTATGAGTTTTTGGCTTCTGCCAAAAAAACATGGAGTGATTTCTCGCTTTCGGGTAATGCCGGTGGAAACATCAGAAACATGAAACGTCGGGTAATTGATGGAACCACACAAGGTGGACTTATTATTCCGCTGTATTACAACCTTAAAAATGCACCTACGGTATTAAACAACAACGCCAACTACCACCTGCAGGTGTATTCATTGTTCGGTAGTTTCTCGGCTGCATGGAAAGGCATGTTATACCTGGATGGAACTTTACGCAACGACTGGTCGTCGACTCTTCCTGTCGCCAGTAACTCCTTCTTCTACCCATCCATTACCGGAAGTTTTGTGTTTAGCGAAATACCGGGCATCAAAAAACAGGAATGGTTAGATTTTGCCAAAGTTCGTCTGGGCTGGGCCGAGGTGGGCAATGGTACAGACCCTTATCAATTGGCGAAGGTTTACGATGCGCAGCAGCCTTTTAATGGAGGTACTTCTTACCGTTTGCCAGGCACTTTAAACAATCCTTTGCTGAAACCCGAAATCACTTCATCGGTAGAGACGGGCTTGAGCATACAGATGTTCAAAAACCGCTTAGGCTTAGACGTTACTTATTACAACAACAACAGTCGCAACCAGATCCTGGCCGTGCCGGTATCAGCAGCTTTTGGCTATGATAATAAAGTATTGAATGCCGGACGGATCAACAACAACGGTATTGAAGTAACATTAAACGGTACTCCGGTAAAAACCGGCAATTTTGAGTGGAACAGTACCATCAACTGGTCGCGCAACCGCAATAAGGTGGTTAAACTGGAGCAAGGGGTAAGCACGCTGGAACTCAGCAACCTGCTGGTTACTACTGTGGCCCAGGAAGGCAAACCTTACGGACAGATCATGGGCTATGATTTTGTATACGCGCCAGATGGACAACGTGTAGTGCAAGCCGACGGTACTTACCTTAAGACTTCGCAATTGGTACCTTTGGGTAGTGTACTGCCCGATTATCTGTTTGGTTTCCAGAACAGCTTCAGTTACAAAAAACTGCGTTTAGGCTTCCTTATTGATGGCCGGATGGGCGGTAGCTTCTTCTCGCAGACTTACAAAGTAGGGATGTATTCGGGCGTGTTAGACCGTACTGCTGCAAATGGCATCAGAGAAACAGGTACCATTGTAGACGGTGTTAAAGCCAATGTGGTATTTCACCCAGACGGGACATACACCGTTACCAATCCTACTAAAAACGACACCCGTATTTCGGCTTTAAACTGGGCCAGAAATGAATATAGCGGACCAACAGCTTTTAGTGTTTTTGATGCGTCATACATCAAATTAAGAGAATTGACCTTAGGTTATACTTTTGATCTGAAGAAAAGCAGTGCCGTTCGTTCTGTCGGTGTTACCCTATATGGCAGAAACCTTTGGAACATCTATACCAAAAGCAAGTACATTGATCCGGAGTTTACCAATAGCAGCGGCAACGTTCAGGGAATTGAGGGTGGTAACATTCCCGTTCCTATTACCTATGGTTTAAATGTAAGTGTTAAGTTTTAA
- a CDS encoding RNA polymerase sigma factor, translated as MSAYSELSDYELTTLLRDGDRMAFTEIYDRYFWLLHSHAYKWMRNREETKDIIHELFLALWEKRETLSFEPSLISYLSAAVRNRIFNLLSHKKVESEYLSSLEDFMDEGNCITDHLVREKQMQKRIEIEIAGMPGKMREVFELSRKENLSHKEIAGQLNISEFTVRKHVQHALKILRFKLGFYLIVSLLMGF; from the coding sequence ATGTCAGCATACAGTGAATTAAGCGATTACGAGTTAACCACCTTATTAAGGGATGGCGACCGCATGGCTTTTACTGAAATTTATGACCGGTACTTCTGGTTGCTGCATAGTCATGCTTATAAATGGATGCGCAACCGCGAAGAGACCAAAGACATTATTCATGAGCTTTTCCTGGCCCTTTGGGAAAAACGGGAAACTTTATCTTTTGAGCCCAGCCTGATCAGCTACTTATCGGCAGCGGTACGGAACCGGATATTCAATCTTTTATCGCATAAAAAAGTAGAGTCCGAATACCTCAGTTCGCTAGAAGATTTTATGGACGAGGGCAATTGCATTACCGATCATCTGGTACGGGAAAAACAAATGCAGAAACGCATTGAAATTGAGATTGCCGGCATGCCTGGTAAAATGCGTGAGGTTTTTGAATTGAGCAGAAAAGAGAACCTGAGCCATAAAGAAATTGCGGGACAACTGAACATATCAGAATTTACAGTTCGTAAGCATGTGCAACATGCCTTAAAAATACTCCGTTTTAAGTTAGGTTTCTACCTTATCGTCTCTCTTTTGATGGGCTTTTAA
- a CDS encoding SusD/RagB family nutrient-binding outer membrane lipoprotein: MNFYNKITALALFSLSALVSCSDDKLAEINIDPNRPSNVPTPTLILSAEKQIMDNIRHLDFSLNGTMLFSQYYSQNIYTDQSRYDIPRNYSDRYWADAFKALNNLNEIIKLNSDPATKAIASAGSVAGTNANQIAVCRVLKAFTFHSLSDVFGNIPYQSYAGNDPSFEALQQNPDNYTPKYATQEKIYTDLLQELDQAADTLWKYSSANTFGTADVIYKGNNENWARFANSLRLRLATRIRTKLPTLSQQHFADALAQGVFTSNAHNAAFKYSTGAPNEAPLYRATVTANRKDFAVSHILINSLKGELGPFTTSDPRLPIYALPNKNNQYIGQPYGLPLDAAGLNGPADISLPGALVNAADFSEVLQEYAEVAFLISEYQNWSDSEYKKGVVASLTRWGIADPAAQTYANALPAATKERVLTQKYFALYTQGLEAWSEIRRTGYPLFLVKPNDVVWTRVTPTGTTIYTFKPIFGDGIPKRMYYPVKEQSVNKSNYQQALAAQGDDVITTALWWNK, from the coding sequence ATGAATTTTTATAACAAAATAACTGCCTTAGCCCTGTTTTCACTTTCTGCATTGGTTTCCTGCAGCGATGATAAGCTGGCAGAGATTAATATAGATCCGAACAGGCCATCAAACGTGCCTACCCCAACACTTATTTTATCAGCCGAAAAGCAGATCATGGACAACATCAGGCACCTTGATTTTTCGCTGAATGGCACTATGTTGTTTTCGCAATATTATAGTCAGAATATTTATACCGATCAAAGTCGTTATGACATTCCACGCAATTATTCTGACCGCTACTGGGCTGATGCTTTTAAGGCGCTCAATAACCTGAATGAAATCATTAAACTCAACAGCGATCCGGCTACTAAAGCTATTGCTTCGGCAGGTTCCGTTGCCGGCACCAACGCCAATCAGATTGCGGTTTGCCGGGTATTGAAAGCCTTTACTTTTCATTCGCTAAGCGATGTATTCGGAAATATTCCTTATCAATCGTACGCCGGTAATGATCCTTCTTTTGAAGCCTTGCAGCAAAATCCTGACAACTATACGCCTAAGTATGCTACTCAGGAAAAGATCTATACCGATCTGTTGCAGGAACTGGATCAGGCAGCAGATACCCTATGGAAATACTCGTCGGCCAATACTTTTGGAACAGCCGATGTGATTTACAAAGGGAATAACGAGAACTGGGCAAGGTTTGCCAACTCTTTGCGCTTACGCCTGGCTACACGCATCCGTACCAAACTTCCTACCCTTTCGCAGCAACATTTTGCCGATGCACTGGCACAAGGTGTATTCACTTCAAATGCGCACAACGCAGCCTTTAAATACAGTACCGGAGCGCCAAATGAAGCACCGCTTTACAGGGCCACCGTTACCGCCAACCGTAAGGATTTTGCGGTATCGCACATCCTGATCAATTCTTTAAAAGGAGAATTAGGTCCTTTTACTACTTCCGATCCGCGGCTGCCAATTTATGCCTTGCCTAACAAAAACAACCAGTACATAGGTCAGCCTTATGGTTTACCACTGGATGCAGCCGGATTAAACGGTCCAGCCGACATCAGTTTACCAGGGGCATTAGTTAATGCGGCCGATTTTAGCGAAGTGTTGCAGGAATACGCCGAGGTAGCCTTTTTGATTTCCGAATACCAGAACTGGAGCGATAGCGAATACAAAAAAGGTGTAGTGGCCTCGTTAACCCGTTGGGGTATTGCCGATCCTGCAGCACAAACTTATGCCAACGCGCTTCCAGCAGCCACCAAGGAAAGGGTACTGACGCAAAAATACTTTGCATTATATACGCAGGGACTGGAAGCCTGGTCGGAGATTCGCCGCACGGGCTACCCATTGTTTTTAGTGAAACCTAATGATGTGGTGTGGACCAGAGTTACCCCCACCGGGACTACAATTTATACATTTAAGCCCATTTTTGGGGATGGCATTCCTAAGCGCATGTATTATCCTGTTAAAGAACAAAGTGTAAACAAAAGCAATTACCAACAGGCATTGGCCGCACAGGGTGATGATGTGATTACAACTGCCTTATGGTGGAATAAATAA
- a CDS encoding TlpA disulfide reductase family protein, with translation MKRLLIFLLCLLPILAMAQQAKPDARGYIVKVGDKAPDDFKLVLVNGETTSLAKLRGKVVVLQFTASWCVVCREEMPHLEKDVWQAYKDKGLVLIGVDRDEPLAVVQKFAKDMKITYPLALDPGADIFGRFADKKSGVTRNIVIDREGKIVYLTRLYDEKEFKGMLAAIDRLIK, from the coding sequence ATGAAAAGATTATTGATTTTTTTGCTGTGCCTGTTGCCAATCCTGGCAATGGCGCAGCAAGCCAAACCCGATGCACGTGGCTATATCGTAAAAGTAGGCGATAAAGCTCCGGACGATTTTAAACTGGTTTTGGTCAATGGCGAAACCACTTCTTTGGCCAAACTGAGAGGGAAAGTGGTGGTACTGCAATTTACCGCCAGCTGGTGTGTGGTTTGTCGCGAAGAAATGCCACATCTGGAAAAGGATGTATGGCAAGCTTACAAGGATAAAGGCTTAGTGCTGATTGGTGTAGACCGCGATGAGCCTCTTGCTGTGGTACAGAAATTTGCAAAAGATATGAAGATTACCTATCCACTTGCGCTGGATCCCGGTGCGGATATTTTTGGGCGCTTTGCCGATAAAAAAAGTGGCGTAACCCGTAATATCGTGATAGACCGCGAAGGTAAAATTGTTTATCTGACCCGCTTGTATGACGAAAAGGAGTTTAAAGGGATGTTAGCCGCTATTGATCGGTTGATTAAATAG
- a CDS encoding RNA polymerase sigma factor: MQFVLIFVVSGSEPNQMNIYNNYSEEKLLHLLTEGDANALSSLYYLHVKQLKFFVLRTAKSAALTEDVVHDTFIKVWENRDKINVAQPFKPYLYTIARRHLLNLLKRAQHELSILEEMKKNVQLEACTTELLMDYTESSSIFSEAINSLPQQRKEVFIRCRIQGLTYKQAATELGISESTVNQQMVKALKSIRELITIRTAVLVLMAAIGK; encoded by the coding sequence ATGCAGTTTGTGTTAATTTTTGTAGTTTCGGGTAGCGAACCAAACCAAATGAACATCTACAATAACTACAGTGAGGAAAAATTGCTTCACCTTCTTACAGAAGGGGATGCCAATGCCCTAAGCAGTCTGTATTATTTACATGTAAAGCAATTAAAGTTTTTTGTGTTACGAACAGCTAAGTCGGCAGCCTTGACAGAGGATGTTGTACATGATACTTTTATAAAGGTTTGGGAAAACAGAGATAAGATCAATGTTGCACAACCCTTTAAACCCTATTTATATACCATAGCCCGCAGGCACTTACTTAATCTTTTGAAACGTGCACAGCATGAGTTGAGTATTTTAGAAGAAATGAAGAAAAATGTGCAGCTTGAAGCGTGTACCACTGAGTTGTTGATGGATTATACGGAAAGCAGTTCGATATTTAGCGAAGCGATAAACAGTTTGCCCCAACAAAGGAAAGAAGTATTTATCCGTTGCCGGATACAGGGGTTAACTTATAAACAGGCTGCCACAGAATTGGGCATTTCGGAAAGTACAGTTAACCAGCAAATGGTGAAAGCCTTGAAGAGCATTAGAGAGCTGATTACCATCCGGACAGCTGTATTGGTATTGATGGCTGCCATAGGAAAATAA
- a CDS encoding FecR family protein: MNNEIIQLFIKYLNNQCSTIELEKVYKLIEEGSYKDEWEFVLTEDAAVLVNSTYQSEMLPDEVKGLHDKIQATLAQGDVTIGHSSVRFASWKRLTAAAVVLITLSAGIFYYMSGQPQANSVANDIAPGGNKAILTLADGKKIILSDAKNGELSAVAGVVVTKLADGQIVYTVKPGKDINTQPNTIETPRGGQYQVVLPDGSKVLLNAASSLTYPASFATLKERRVKLKGEAYFEVATVKLKEHKVPFVVETDKQEINVLGTHFNVNNYTDEPAAKTTLIEGSVRIKSSGAHKLLTPGNQAISAGGRLTITAANMEEVMAWKNGYFMFESENIASVMRKISRWYDVEVVFEGEVPTDTFGGTVSRFSNVSKVLRKLELTKKVHFRIEERRIIVTK, encoded by the coding sequence TTGAACAACGAAATCATACAGCTGTTTATAAAGTATTTAAATAACCAATGTAGTACTATTGAACTTGAAAAGGTTTATAAACTGATTGAAGAGGGTAGTTATAAAGACGAATGGGAGTTTGTACTTACTGAGGATGCGGCTGTATTGGTGAATAGCACTTATCAGTCGGAAATGCTTCCGGACGAAGTGAAAGGACTGCACGATAAAATACAAGCTACCCTGGCGCAAGGAGATGTTACAATAGGGCACTCTTCTGTAAGGTTTGCATCCTGGAAAAGGCTTACCGCCGCTGCGGTGGTATTGATTACCTTAAGTGCAGGTATTTTCTATTATATGTCTGGCCAACCTCAAGCCAATAGTGTAGCAAATGATATTGCTCCCGGAGGAAATAAAGCCATACTTACACTGGCTGACGGTAAAAAAATCATTCTCTCTGATGCTAAAAACGGCGAACTGTCGGCAGTGGCAGGGGTGGTGGTAACCAAGTTGGCGGATGGTCAGATTGTATATACCGTAAAACCAGGTAAAGACATCAATACACAACCCAATACCATTGAAACGCCGAGAGGTGGGCAATATCAGGTTGTTTTACCTGATGGTAGCAAGGTGTTGCTGAATGCTGCTTCAAGTTTAACCTATCCGGCTTCGTTTGCCACCCTCAAAGAAAGGCGGGTAAAGCTAAAAGGGGAAGCGTACTTTGAGGTAGCAACAGTAAAGTTAAAGGAGCATAAGGTACCTTTTGTTGTGGAAACGGATAAGCAGGAAATAAATGTACTTGGTACGCATTTTAACGTGAACAATTATACGGATGAACCTGCTGCCAAAACTACCCTTATTGAAGGTTCGGTAAGGATTAAATCTTCAGGAGCTCATAAATTACTTACGCCTGGAAATCAGGCGATAAGCGCAGGGGGCAGATTAACCATAACAGCGGCAAATATGGAGGAGGTAATGGCCTGGAAGAATGGCTATTTTATGTTCGAGAGCGAAAATATAGCATCGGTAATGAGAAAGATTTCCCGCTGGTACGATGTAGAAGTGGTGTTTGAAGGGGAAGTGCCAACAGATACTTTTGGTGGTACTGTGAGCCGTTTTAGTAACGTCTCTAAAGTGCTCAGAAAACTGGAATTAACAAAAAAGGTTCACTTTAGAATTGAAGAAAGGAGGATTATAGTTACCAAATAA
- a CDS encoding FecR family protein — MEQKKAQALLEKYVAGNCTEAEKALLESWYLQRNLDQTPDMSAEERMEDKQEIMAALNRVIQPKRSSMWLKTTAAAAVALLVTGTVLWLYQSNRARVDAGTQMISQNDVAPGSNKAVLTLANGQTINLNSDKKGIIIKAGELAYNDGTQIKTDNQEAGLSEKNTITTPIGGQYQVILEDGTKVWLNAGSSLSYPTHFTRGVRKVEITGEAYFEVAHNKAAPFKVSSKGQTIEVLGTHFNIMAYENEQMVKTTLLEGSVKVADGGSNKTLILKPGQQSQFNAQQLSLARNVDIEEVVSWKNGYFKFNEDIKSIMNKIARWYDVEVVYQPGVDLKQTFSGEVSKSRNVSVLLKVMELTGNVNFKVEGRRIIVMP; from the coding sequence ATGGAACAGAAAAAGGCACAAGCGTTGTTAGAAAAATATGTAGCGGGAAATTGTACAGAAGCGGAAAAAGCGCTGCTGGAATCCTGGTATCTGCAGCGCAATCTGGATCAGACTCCCGACATGAGCGCCGAGGAACGGATGGAAGATAAACAGGAGATCATGGCTGCACTGAACCGGGTCATCCAACCAAAACGGAGTAGCATGTGGTTAAAAACAACCGCTGCCGCGGCTGTGGCATTGCTGGTAACAGGAACAGTCCTTTGGCTTTATCAATCTAATCGCGCAAGGGTCGATGCCGGCACTCAAATGATCAGCCAAAACGATGTAGCCCCGGGCAGCAATAAAGCGGTGCTCACCCTGGCCAATGGACAAACCATTAACCTAAACAGTGATAAAAAAGGGATTATAATTAAAGCTGGTGAGCTGGCTTACAACGATGGTACTCAAATAAAAACCGATAACCAGGAAGCCGGACTTAGCGAAAAGAACACCATCACCACACCTATTGGCGGACAATATCAGGTGATTTTGGAGGATGGAACCAAGGTCTGGCTCAATGCAGGTTCCTCCTTAAGTTACCCTACTCATTTTACCAGAGGCGTACGTAAAGTGGAAATTACCGGTGAGGCCTATTTTGAAGTGGCACATAATAAAGCTGCACCTTTTAAGGTAAGCAGCAAAGGGCAAACCATCGAAGTATTGGGTACGCATTTTAACATTATGGCTTATGAAAATGAACAGATGGTAAAAACGACCTTATTAGAAGGTTCAGTCAAAGTTGCCGATGGGGGAAGTAATAAAACGCTCATTCTCAAACCCGGACAACAGTCCCAGTTTAATGCGCAGCAGTTGAGTCTTGCCCGCAATGTGGATATTGAAGAGGTAGTTTCCTGGAAAAATGGGTATTTCAAATTTAATGAAGACATCAAAAGCATCATGAATAAAATTGCCCGCTGGTACGACGTAGAGGTGGTATACCAACCGGGAGTAGATTTAAAACAGACTTTTTCGGGTGAGGTATCTAAATCGAGGAATGTATCTGTGCTGTTAAAAGTTATGGAACTAACCGGGAATGTAAATTTTAAAGTTGAAGGAAGGAGGATCATCGTTATGCCGTAA